One window from the genome of Desulfuromonas acetoxidans DSM 684 encodes:
- a CDS encoding VTT domain-containing protein, whose translation MTRLAERSPDHRDLAVLVDGCSDCGACLRQCAFLKRYGSPAAIQQLYEQDSQQGKLAFSCSLCGLCNVVCPAELPLDQYFLSMRRHYIVEHPEHLKKYGGLRFYESIGTSKAFSHYALPANCTSVFFPGCALTGSRPERTWELYQHLRSEQPSLGLVLDCCTKPSHDLGDVDRFNEKFFPLRAFLENNGVNTVITACPNCYQVFKRYAPEMNCRSVYEVLDTTILPSRPDTTGTITIHDPCVSRGEPHVHEAVRSLIDKVGLECQEMKNTRKTALCCGEGGCVMAEDKELALSWRQRRADQADQRLVVSYCAGCVDALRPEASASHVLDIVFDPLTALDRKQKSPGSLKRYMNRLQLKKRARKQIACRVRGDRRMTTTEQKKKSRLGQVIVLALLIAAIVTLKMTGAADYLQPEKLRDWIAGTGFWAPLIFMVLYTAAPALFLPGLPLTILGGILFGPFWGVVYTITGATAGACVAFLVARYLGRDWIRSKLTAPRWQKLDEDVARNGWKVVAFTRLIPLFPFNLLNYAFGLTNIRFSHYALTSFICMLPATIAFISLSSSLGELIKGQVSKEFIIGIILVVALSLLPMWWKKRQGKRREEQ comes from the coding sequence ATGACACGTTTAGCTGAACGTTCTCCGGATCACAGAGATCTTGCCGTTCTGGTTGATGGTTGCAGCGACTGCGGAGCCTGCCTGCGCCAATGCGCCTTTCTGAAACGCTACGGCTCTCCGGCAGCCATTCAACAGCTCTATGAGCAGGATTCGCAACAGGGGAAACTCGCCTTTTCCTGCAGTCTTTGTGGGCTGTGCAATGTTGTCTGCCCGGCCGAACTGCCTCTGGACCAATACTTTTTGTCCATGCGACGTCATTACATTGTCGAGCACCCGGAGCACTTAAAAAAATATGGCGGACTGCGCTTTTACGAATCGATCGGCACGTCAAAGGCCTTCAGTCATTATGCCTTGCCCGCCAACTGCACCAGCGTCTTCTTCCCCGGCTGTGCCTTGACCGGCAGCCGACCGGAACGCACCTGGGAGCTGTATCAGCATCTGCGTTCAGAGCAACCCAGCCTTGGACTGGTCTTGGATTGCTGCACCAAGCCTTCTCACGATCTGGGCGACGTTGACCGCTTCAACGAAAAATTCTTTCCTCTCCGAGCGTTTCTGGAAAACAATGGGGTCAACACCGTGATCACGGCCTGCCCCAACTGCTATCAGGTGTTCAAACGCTATGCTCCGGAAATGAACTGCCGCTCGGTGTACGAGGTTCTCGATACGACCATTTTGCCGTCCCGTCCAGACACCACAGGAACGATTACCATTCACGACCCCTGCGTCAGCCGCGGAGAACCCCACGTCCATGAGGCGGTTCGTTCCCTGATCGACAAGGTTGGCCTGGAATGTCAGGAGATGAAAAACACCCGAAAGACAGCACTATGCTGCGGTGAAGGGGGATGCGTGATGGCCGAAGACAAAGAGCTGGCGCTGAGTTGGCGCCAGCGTCGCGCCGATCAGGCTGATCAACGTCTGGTTGTCAGCTACTGCGCCGGCTGCGTTGACGCCCTGCGCCCCGAAGCTTCAGCGAGCCATGTGCTGGATATTGTTTTTGATCCACTCACCGCTCTGGATCGCAAGCAGAAAAGCCCCGGCTCACTCAAACGCTATATGAACCGCCTGCAACTAAAAAAACGCGCCAGAAAGCAGATCGCCTGTCGCGTTCGTGGAGACCGTCGCATGACCACTACAGAACAAAAGAAAAAAAGCCGTCTTGGCCAAGTCATTGTCTTAGCCCTGCTGATCGCCGCCATCGTCACCTTGAAAATGACCGGTGCCGCCGATTACCTGCAACCTGAAAAACTCCGAGACTGGATTGCCGGCACCGGATTCTGGGCACCGCTCATTTTTATGGTGTTATACACCGCAGCGCCAGCCCTGTTTCTTCCCGGACTGCCCCTGACTATCCTTGGCGGCATCCTGTTTGGTCCATTCTGGGGGGTGGTCTATACCATCACCGGCGCAACGGCCGGAGCCTGTGTGGCCTTTCTTGTCGCCCGCTACCTCGGCCGCGATTGGATTCGAAGCAAACTCACTGCACCGCGCTGGCAAAAGCTCGATGAAGATGTGGCACGCAACGGCTGGAAAGTGGTGGCTTTTACCCGACTGATACCACTGTTTCCTTTCAACCTGCTCAATTACGCGTTCGGCTTGACCAATATCCGCTTCAGCCATTACGCCCTCACCTCATTTATCTGCATGCTACCGGCAACCATCGCCTTTATTTCATTATCGAGTTCTCTGGGAGAATTGATCAAGGGGCAGGTTTCCAAAGAATTCATCATCGGCATCATCCTGGTGGTGGCTCTGTCTCTGTTGCCAATGTGGTGGAAGAAGCGTCAGGGAAAACGTCGTGAAGAGCAGTAA
- a CDS encoding glycosyltransferase family 87 protein, with translation MSIRHINNRVKAGDKVVFVSTAFAVCMVLFSYGVLSSAVDLRLFLPELVACSALVVVCVSVLLLIPCGYQNRRVSVFILLMAALFRLLFVAAAPQLSDDVYRYLWDGLQLLQGHNPYALAPQQVVTLSAPLATLQSQINHPHLVTIYPPAAQLFFALAGGQLLGFKLLCILVDLGSCILLAGLLRRLNRSPWWLTIYAWHPLVVLECAGSGHIDVLAVFFVLAALTMALSTRRYAGWYSGVLVMLAVLTKVFPVIFAPFLWLMLPTDQRRGFVVGAVTTAMVLLGAFAPAIINGVETLTTYSRHWEFSGFTFQQLRLWLHSGDQARLLLATLFGLTLVVAWWRLKSIQPFDPWSVVRTLMALVLVFLLLTPTLHPWYALYLVAFATLVPHPAALVLSWSVLLSYQVVSHYHLTGVWQERADLSFYIWLAPLLALLASAVFSRLSRRANS, from the coding sequence ATGAGCATAAGGCACATCAATAACAGAGTTAAAGCCGGGGATAAAGTCGTTTTTGTCAGCACTGCTTTTGCGGTGTGCATGGTTCTTTTCTCCTATGGTGTTCTGTCGAGCGCGGTTGATCTGCGACTGTTTTTGCCTGAGCTTGTCGCCTGTTCCGCACTCGTTGTTGTCTGTGTCAGTGTCTTGTTACTGATCCCCTGTGGGTATCAAAATCGTCGTGTCAGTGTATTTATTCTGTTGATGGCCGCGCTGTTCCGCTTGCTGTTTGTCGCTGCGGCTCCCCAGCTTTCCGATGATGTTTATCGCTATCTGTGGGATGGCCTGCAACTGCTGCAAGGCCATAATCCCTATGCGTTGGCGCCGCAGCAAGTGGTGACGCTATCGGCACCGCTTGCCACGTTACAGAGCCAGATCAATCATCCTCATCTGGTGACAATTTACCCGCCTGCCGCCCAACTTTTTTTTGCTCTGGCCGGAGGTCAACTTCTTGGATTCAAGCTGCTCTGCATCCTGGTTGATCTCGGCAGTTGCATTTTGTTGGCGGGGCTGTTGCGCCGCTTGAACCGCTCGCCCTGGTGGCTGACGATTTATGCCTGGCATCCTCTGGTTGTGCTGGAATGCGCGGGTTCCGGTCATATCGATGTTTTGGCGGTCTTCTTTGTCCTTGCCGCCCTGACCATGGCCCTTTCCACACGTCGCTATGCCGGGTGGTACAGCGGAGTTCTGGTGATGCTGGCGGTGTTGACCAAAGTCTTTCCGGTGATTTTTGCACCGTTTTTATGGCTGATGTTGCCCACCGACCAGCGTCGTGGCTTTGTGGTCGGCGCTGTCACCACGGCCATGGTTTTGCTCGGAGCCTTTGCTCCCGCGATTATCAACGGGGTGGAGACCTTGACTACCTATTCCCGCCATTGGGAGTTTTCCGGCTTTACTTTTCAGCAATTGCGTCTGTGGCTGCATTCCGGTGATCAAGCCCGGTTGCTGCTGGCAACGCTGTTTGGTTTAACTCTTGTTGTCGCCTGGTGGCGACTGAAAAGCATACAACCGTTTGACCCGTGGTCCGTGGTGCGCACCTTGATGGCGCTGGTGCTGGTTTTTCTGCTACTGACCCCGACACTGCATCCCTGGTACGCCTTGTATCTGGTGGCGTTTGCCACATTGGTGCCCCATCCGGCGGCACTGGTGCTGAGCTGGAGTGTCTTACTCAGCTATCAGGTGGTCTCGCACTATCATCTCACCGGCGTTTGGCAGGAACGGGCTGATCTGTCTTTTTATATCTGGCTGGCACCTTTACTGGCTTTGTTGGCCAGTGCGGTCTTTTCCCGTCTCAGCAGGCGGGCAAACAGCTGA
- a CDS encoding sulfurtransferase yields MLISTTQYASAFSLQRLDVQRGSQQLQDLAILDARPLAQYQQGHIAGAHSLSWEDYTRPDSDGVNYRIAPQDELTKALGHMGISETSAVLIYGDADTSWGGEGWAAWLLAWLGHQGPVYILDGGVQAWQSAQLPLVTTVTPATEVTYQASVQPQLQISAAEIDARKDHITLVDTRNYWMEWLPGHLPNAIHLDWKELYQGEDNRAIDAQAFKSLLKKKGIDLSKPVVYYCTGGIRSGYAWMVHELAGLPSAINFEGGTEEWNTFKKQP; encoded by the coding sequence ATGCTCATATCCACCACTCAGTATGCGTCTGCTTTTTCACTGCAGCGTCTCGATGTCCAGCGCGGTTCACAACAACTGCAGGATCTGGCGATTCTTGATGCCCGGCCTCTGGCGCAATACCAGCAGGGCCATATTGCCGGAGCGCATTCGTTAAGCTGGGAGGACTATACCAGACCCGACAGTGACGGCGTCAACTATCGAATCGCACCGCAGGACGAACTGACCAAAGCGCTGGGCCATATGGGGATCTCCGAAACATCGGCGGTACTGATCTACGGCGATGCTGACACCAGTTGGGGAGGCGAAGGCTGGGCAGCCTGGCTGCTGGCGTGGCTGGGCCATCAGGGGCCGGTCTATATCCTCGACGGCGGTGTTCAGGCCTGGCAATCCGCCCAACTGCCTCTGGTCACCACCGTAACTCCCGCGACAGAAGTCACCTATCAGGCGTCAGTGCAACCCCAGTTACAGATCAGCGCCGCAGAGATTGACGCCAGAAAAGATCACATCACCCTGGTTGATACACGCAACTACTGGATGGAGTGGTTGCCAGGGCACCTGCCCAACGCCATTCATCTTGACTGGAAAGAGCTGTATCAGGGCGAAGACAACCGGGCCATTGACGCACAAGCGTTCAAAAGTCTGCTGAAGAAAAAGGGCATCGACCTGAGCAAGCCGGTGGTTTACTACTGCACCGGCGGCATCCGTTCCGGTTACGCCTGGATGGTTCATGAACTCGCCGGATTGCCCTCGGCCATCAACTTTGAAGGTGGCACGGAAGAGTGGAACACGTTCAAAAAGCAGCCTTGA
- a CDS encoding glycosyltransferase translates to MRILTDILTTLHFVAMAGLACYGLHRLWMLRHWLLLSRQPKQPLLWLDDENCPVVTVQLPLYNERFVAQRLIEATAQLDWPNDRLQIQVLDDSNDETCGVVDAAVAHWQALGVDIEVLRRDSRQGYKAGALAAATSKARGEFLAVFDADFIPESDFLRRTMANFTQPEIGMVQARWGFLNREQSWLTQLQAILLGPHFGIEHRVRCHQGLFFNFNGTAGVWRRQTIVDGGGWQADTVTEDLDLSYRCQMKGWKFCYVDDVVVPSELPVTLGDFRGQQQRWAKGSMQTARKILPLVLRSRQSRGVKIEAMAHLLANLGWLCAAIASITLYPALLSRSTLHLWQILAIDVPLFLLASLAILSYFFLYAYREIGWKAALWVPVLPLLTLGMAPSLAWAALCGLFQRGGVFNRTAKYGTSNQTPVKRLLPVYSHKSYRVLWVNGALVLYSILPVVLTIQNHNWLALPLVGLFPLGFFLVFVKDFLEIRHNL, encoded by the coding sequence ATGAGAATTTTGACTGATATTTTAACAACTTTGCACTTTGTCGCTATGGCCGGGCTGGCCTGTTATGGACTGCATCGTTTATGGATGTTGCGGCATTGGCTTCTTTTATCACGCCAACCAAAACAGCCTTTGTTGTGGCTGGATGATGAAAACTGTCCCGTTGTGACCGTTCAGTTGCCGCTGTATAACGAGCGCTTTGTGGCGCAGCGTCTCATCGAAGCAACCGCTCAGCTCGACTGGCCGAATGATCGACTACAGATTCAGGTGCTCGATGATTCCAATGACGAGACCTGTGGCGTGGTCGATGCTGCTGTGGCGCACTGGCAGGCATTGGGCGTGGATATCGAAGTGCTGCGTCGTGACAGCCGTCAAGGGTATAAAGCCGGTGCGCTGGCCGCAGCGACATCGAAGGCACGCGGAGAATTTCTCGCTGTGTTCGATGCTGATTTTATCCCTGAAAGTGATTTTTTGCGGCGTACCATGGCGAATTTCACTCAACCGGAGATCGGCATGGTTCAGGCGCGCTGGGGCTTTCTCAATCGCGAGCAAAGTTGGCTGACCCAGTTGCAGGCGATTTTGCTCGGTCCCCATTTCGGCATTGAGCATAGGGTGCGCTGTCATCAGGGCTTGTTTTTCAATTTTAATGGCACTGCCGGGGTCTGGCGACGCCAGACGATTGTTGATGGCGGCGGCTGGCAGGCGGATACGGTGACGGAAGATCTCGATCTGAGTTATCGCTGTCAAATGAAGGGCTGGAAGTTCTGCTACGTTGATGATGTGGTTGTGCCGTCGGAGTTGCCGGTGACTCTGGGCGATTTTCGCGGTCAGCAGCAACGCTGGGCCAAGGGCTCCATGCAGACGGCGCGTAAAATTCTGCCGCTGGTGCTCCGTTCCCGTCAGTCACGCGGCGTAAAAATTGAGGCGATGGCCCATCTGCTGGCCAACCTCGGCTGGTTGTGTGCCGCCATTGCCAGCATTACGCTCTACCCGGCACTGTTGTCGCGTTCGACGCTGCATCTGTGGCAGATTTTGGCGATTGATGTGCCGTTGTTCCTGCTCGCCAGCTTGGCGATCCTGAGCTATTTCTTTCTCTACGCCTATCGTGAGATCGGTTGGAAAGCGGCGCTGTGGGTGCCGGTTCTGCCACTGCTGACCTTGGGGATGGCACCCAGCTTGGCCTGGGCGGCACTCTGTGGCCTCTTTCAGCGCGGTGGCGTGTTTAACCGCACGGCCAAATACGGTACCTCCAATCAAACTCCGGTGAAACGACTGCTGCCGGTGTACAGCCACAAATCCTACCGGGTGCTGTGGGTCAATGGTGCTCTGGTGCTCTACTCGATCCTGCCCGTCGTCCTGACCATTCAAAATCACAACTGGCTGGCGTTGCCCCTGGTTGGTCTGTTTCCTCTCGGGTTTTTCCTGGTCTTTGTCAAAGACTTTCTCGAAATCCGTCACAACCTCTAA
- a CDS encoding glycosyltransferase family 2 protein, with protein sequence MLHSQSNTIALIIPARNEAESLPQVFKNIPPNIQQVIVVDNGSTDSTAKIARYHGATVVSEPRQGYGQACLAGIEFLKQNPPELVAFADGDGSDNHRELAHLIETLVSEQRDLVLAQRIPKNRQALSPQQRFGNGLATLLISLIWGGSYQDLGPMRVLRWDALQQLDMKDCNFGWTIEMQIKALQHTLSIREIPVTYLPRLAGESKISRTAKGVLQAGSKILWVVAREAWRSRGQLFARLLRREKTALANKASKGASQI encoded by the coding sequence ATGCTACACTCCCAGAGCAACACCATTGCACTGATCATTCCGGCTCGCAACGAAGCCGAATCACTGCCTCAGGTTTTTAAAAACATCCCCCCAAACATCCAGCAGGTTATTGTTGTCGACAACGGTTCCACCGATTCAACCGCTAAGATTGCCCGTTACCACGGTGCGACTGTGGTTTCTGAACCGCGTCAGGGGTATGGTCAGGCGTGTCTGGCGGGAATTGAATTTCTTAAACAGAATCCCCCTGAGCTGGTCGCTTTCGCCGATGGCGATGGTAGCGACAACCACCGCGAATTGGCCCACCTGATTGAAACCCTCGTCAGCGAGCAACGCGATCTGGTCCTCGCCCAGCGGATTCCCAAAAATCGCCAGGCACTCAGCCCGCAGCAACGCTTCGGCAACGGGCTGGCCACGCTGTTGATCAGTCTGATCTGGGGCGGGAGCTATCAGGACCTCGGCCCCATGCGGGTGCTGCGCTGGGACGCCCTGCAACAATTAGACATGAAAGACTGCAATTTCGGCTGGACCATTGAGATGCAGATCAAAGCCCTGCAGCACACCTTGAGCATCCGCGAAATTCCGGTCACGTACCTGCCGCGACTCGCCGGAGAATCAAAAATCAGTCGTACGGCCAAAGGGGTGTTACAAGCGGGGAGTAAAATCCTCTGGGTGGTCGCCCGTGAAGCATGGCGCAGTCGAGGTCAGCTGTTTGCCCGCCTGCTGAGACGGGAAAAGACCGCACTGGCCAACAAAGCCAGTAAAGGTGCCAGCCAGATATAA